In a genomic window of Aeromonas veronii:
- a CDS encoding copper-binding protein: MNYKTLTLTLLIGIATHASLQAEEMMNHAGHDMSQMGQMEGMSEMGDMVMTKGVISRIDAQNGKVGIKHEAIDNLKMPAMTMVFRVADPALLKDLKVGDAVRFHAENPGGKLTITQIQPQ, from the coding sequence ATGAACTACAAGACGCTGACACTGACCCTGCTGATTGGCATCGCTACCCACGCAAGCCTGCAGGCCGAAGAGATGATGAACCATGCCGGCCACGACATGAGCCAGATGGGACAAATGGAAGGTATGAGCGAGATGGGCGATATGGTGATGACCAAAGGGGTCATCAGCCGCATCGACGCACAAAACGGCAAGGTCGGCATCAAGCACGAGGCGATCGACAACCTCAAGATGCCCGCCATGACCATGGTCTTTCGGGTGGCAGATCCGGCCCTGCTCAAGGATCTGAAGGTAGGGGATGCAGTGCGCTTTCACGCCGAGAACCCGGGTGGCAAGCTCACCATCACCCAAATCCAGCCGCAGTAA
- the dnaQ gene encoding DNA polymerase III subunit epsilon has translation MNTPQLNRQIILDTETTGMNTAGGPVYLGHRIIEIGCVEVINRKLTGNHYHVYIKPDRLVDPEAIQVHGITDEFLRDKPSFSQIADEFLDFIRGAELIAHNAPFDVSFMDYEFSKLGLNFKTADICTITDTLAMARDLFPGKRNNLDVLCDRYGIDNSHRTLHGALLDAEILADVYLLMTGGQTKLNLATESNESESNQDTSIRRLESNRPALKVVRASAEVQALHEARLDLVQKKGGSCLWRQ, from the coding sequence ATGAACACACCCCAACTGAATCGCCAGATCATTCTGGATACTGAAACCACAGGTATGAATACGGCGGGCGGCCCTGTCTATCTGGGGCACCGCATTATCGAAATCGGCTGTGTGGAGGTGATCAACCGCAAGCTGACCGGTAACCACTATCACGTCTATATCAAGCCTGATCGTCTGGTCGACCCGGAAGCGATCCAGGTGCACGGTATCACCGACGAGTTTCTGCGTGACAAGCCCTCTTTTAGCCAGATAGCCGACGAGTTCCTCGACTTTATCCGGGGGGCCGAACTGATTGCCCACAATGCGCCGTTTGACGTGAGCTTCATGGACTACGAGTTCAGCAAGCTCGGACTCAACTTCAAGACGGCGGATATCTGTACCATCACAGATACCCTGGCGATGGCGCGGGATCTCTTCCCCGGCAAGCGCAACAACCTTGACGTGCTCTGCGATCGCTACGGTATCGACAACTCCCACCGTACCCTGCACGGGGCTTTGCTCGATGCGGAGATCCTGGCGGACGTCTACCTGCTGATGACCGGCGGCCAGACCAAACTCAATCTGGCCACCGAGAGCAACGAAAGCGAAAGCAATCAGGACACCAGCATTCGCCGGTTGGAGAGCAACCGACCCGCCCTCAAGGTGGTGCGTGCCAGTGCCGAGGTTCAGGCTTTGCACGAGGCGAGACTGGATCTGGTGCAGAAGAAGGGAGGAAGTTGTCTGTGGCGGCAATGA
- a CDS encoding LysM peptidoglycan-binding domain-containing protein — MKVRTALLAALLLSGCQNLSHQDDRALTAIEPIKSPQVKKKAHKKHSSHFLFGDEQLDEMEDTDNLWVRISDDMQLETPDNARIRQQREWLLRNDKHLATIASRAEPYLYLMVEEIERRELPMELITVPMIESMFDPHARSRSNAVGLWQFVPATGKNFGLRHDNWYDGRRDVLASTNAALDYLEYLNRFFDGDWMQTLAAYNAGEGRVRNAIQRNQRAGKPTDYWSLDLPRETRMYVPKILAMADMISNADKYNVQLPVLANEPKLRVVETGSQIDLNVAAQLAGLRTSQLKEVNPALSRGVMSPRGPYRLLVPVEYADTLELALADLPKSERIRARSYQVTRGDTLSRIAQNHGVSVSELQLANNLRSNSLQHGQQLVIPTRGQASSKASTASKPQQLASRGSSQKAKISYKVRSGDNLWSISQAHGISHAELAKWNGLNAKSALKPGMKLVVYPKHGKKNDKSMVYQVRRGDSISSIAARFQVAINDVMRWNQLDKGDYLKPGQELTLFVKNNS, encoded by the coding sequence ATGAAGGTACGAACGGCCTTATTGGCAGCGCTGTTGCTCAGCGGCTGCCAAAACCTGAGCCATCAGGATGACCGGGCGCTAACGGCAATCGAGCCGATCAAGTCCCCCCAGGTCAAGAAAAAAGCGCATAAAAAACACTCTTCCCATTTCCTGTTTGGCGATGAACAGCTGGACGAAATGGAAGATACGGACAATCTGTGGGTTCGCATCAGCGATGATATGCAGTTGGAAACCCCGGATAATGCCCGCATCCGCCAACAACGAGAGTGGCTGTTGCGTAATGATAAGCATCTGGCGACCATTGCCAGCCGGGCTGAACCCTACCTCTATCTGATGGTAGAGGAGATAGAACGGCGTGAGCTGCCAATGGAGCTTATTACTGTCCCGATGATCGAAAGCATGTTTGATCCTCATGCCCGATCCCGCAGCAATGCGGTTGGACTCTGGCAGTTTGTCCCCGCCACAGGCAAGAACTTCGGTCTGCGCCACGACAACTGGTATGACGGACGGCGCGACGTACTGGCCTCCACCAATGCGGCGCTCGACTATCTGGAGTACCTGAACCGCTTCTTTGACGGTGATTGGATGCAAACGCTGGCCGCCTACAATGCGGGTGAAGGTAGGGTGCGCAACGCCATCCAGCGTAACCAGCGCGCAGGCAAACCGACCGACTACTGGTCGCTCGATCTGCCCCGCGAAACCCGGATGTATGTGCCGAAGATCCTCGCCATGGCTGACATGATCAGCAATGCCGACAAGTACAACGTCCAGTTGCCAGTGCTTGCCAACGAGCCGAAGCTACGGGTGGTGGAGACCGGCAGCCAGATCGATCTGAACGTGGCCGCCCAACTGGCGGGACTGCGCACGTCACAGCTCAAGGAGGTCAATCCGGCCCTGAGCCGTGGCGTTATGTCGCCTCGTGGCCCTTACCGCCTGCTGGTACCGGTGGAGTACGCCGATACCCTGGAGCTGGCACTGGCCGATCTGCCCAAGAGCGAACGTATTCGTGCCCGATCTTATCAGGTCACCCGTGGTGATACCCTGTCGCGAATCGCCCAGAATCACGGCGTCAGCGTGAGCGAACTGCAACTGGCCAACAATCTGCGCAGCAACAGCCTGCAGCACGGTCAGCAACTGGTGATCCCGACCCGTGGTCAGGCCAGCAGCAAGGCAAGCACCGCCAGCAAACCGCAGCAACTGGCCAGCCGTGGCAGCAGCCAGAAGGCCAAGATCAGTTACAAGGTGCGCTCAGGTGATAACCTGTGGAGCATCAGCCAGGCACACGGCATCTCCCATGCCGAGCTGGCCAAGTGGAACGGTCTGAACGCCAAATCGGCGCTCAAGCCGGGCATGAAGCTGGTGGTCTATCCCAAGCATGGGAAGAAGAACGACAAATCGATGGTGTATCAGGTTCGCCGTGGCGACTCCATCTCCTCCATCGCGGCTCGCTTCCAGGTAGCCATCAACGATGTGATGCGCTGGAACCAGCTGGATAAAGGGGATTACCTCAAGCCCGGTCAGGAGCTGACCCTGTTTGTGAAGAACAACAGCTAA
- a CDS encoding DUF3369 domain-containing protein, with the protein MDDQILIIDDDNLSLPDARPAGWKVMIVDDEPEVHRITKITLNKFEFDNRPIDFLHAYSAAQAKELLAITPDVALLLLDVVMEVDHAGLDVVKYVREDLQNKMVRIVLRTGQPGQAPEDDVVTNYDINDYKDKTELTSQKLRTLLRASLRSYRDIRTLESNRQGLEKVIEASKGIFEKRALRQFVEGAQEQLSALLHLGETQIYDVKQYAYEVRDQVLEPLLPGHPAMRLTEAPEILRQAMSKRSNVYCDNQMVLYCQNLRHHLLFHLETTRQLSQIDTGLLRLFTENIIVALENIRLNELLADNQREIIYRIGELVETRSKESGQHVKRVALYTEQFCQLMGMSEEQSELVKRASPLHDIGKVGIPDAILHKPGKLTQEEWEIMKTHAQLGQDMLSGSDLALFQIGATIAGNHHEKWNGSGYPRGLKGMDIPLEGRIVALADVFDALGSDRCYKKAWPLDKVLALIEEEKGQHFDPQLVELMMANLDKFLEIREQNKDIYIGEH; encoded by the coding sequence ATGGATGACCAAATCCTGATTATTGATGATGACAATCTCTCTCTTCCCGATGCGAGGCCCGCTGGCTGGAAGGTGATGATTGTTGACGATGAGCCCGAAGTGCATCGCATCACCAAAATCACCTTGAATAAATTCGAGTTTGACAATCGCCCCATCGATTTTCTGCATGCTTACTCTGCGGCCCAGGCCAAAGAGTTGCTTGCCATCACCCCGGACGTTGCCCTGTTGCTGCTGGACGTGGTGATGGAGGTCGACCACGCGGGCCTTGATGTCGTCAAATACGTCCGTGAAGACCTGCAAAACAAGATGGTCCGCATCGTGCTGCGCACCGGCCAACCCGGCCAGGCGCCGGAAGATGACGTGGTCACCAACTACGACATCAACGACTACAAGGATAAAACTGAGCTCACCTCCCAGAAGCTGCGCACCCTGCTACGTGCCAGCCTGCGCTCCTATCGGGATATCCGCACCCTGGAGAGCAACCGCCAGGGGCTGGAGAAAGTCATTGAAGCCTCCAAGGGGATCTTTGAGAAGCGGGCCCTGCGCCAATTTGTCGAAGGTGCCCAGGAGCAGCTAAGCGCCCTGCTCCACCTAGGGGAGACCCAGATCTATGACGTCAAGCAGTACGCCTATGAGGTGAGGGATCAAGTATTGGAGCCCCTGCTGCCGGGCCATCCCGCCATGCGCCTCACGGAAGCGCCGGAGATCTTGCGCCAGGCCATGAGCAAGCGCAGCAACGTCTACTGCGACAACCAGATGGTGCTCTACTGCCAGAATCTTCGCCATCACCTGCTGTTCCACCTCGAGACCACTCGCCAGCTCAGCCAGATCGATACCGGCCTGCTGAGGCTGTTTACCGAAAACATCATAGTGGCGCTGGAGAATATCCGGCTCAACGAGCTGCTCGCCGACAACCAGCGGGAGATCATCTACCGCATCGGCGAACTGGTCGAAACCCGCTCCAAAGAGTCAGGGCAGCACGTCAAACGGGTCGCGCTCTATACCGAACAGTTCTGCCAGCTGATGGGGATGAGCGAAGAGCAGAGCGAGCTGGTGAAACGCGCCTCGCCACTGCACGACATTGGCAAGGTCGGTATTCCTGATGCCATCTTGCACAAGCCGGGCAAGCTGACGCAGGAAGAGTGGGAGATCATGAAAACCCACGCCCAGCTCGGGCAAGATATGCTCTCCGGCAGCGATCTGGCGCTGTTTCAGATTGGTGCCACCATCGCCGGCAATCACCATGAGAAGTGGAATGGCAGTGGTTACCCCCGTGGCCTGAAGGGAATGGATATTCCGCTGGAGGGACGGATCGTGGCACTGGCCGATGTGTTCGATGCCCTGGGCTCGGATCGCTGCTACAAGAAGGCGTGGCCACTGGACAAGGTGCTGGCGCTGATTGAAGAGGAGAAGGGCCAACATTTCGATCCCCAGCTGGTCGAGCTGATGATGGCCAATCTGGACAAGTTTCTCGAGATCCGCGAGCAGAACAAGGATATCTATATCGGCGAACACTGA
- a CDS encoding class I SAM-dependent methyltransferase yields the protein MQVARTEQQIEIPTSWAALPMGDWMAAEIQDRLDNWCPNLFGYHLLKIGALSAELSCKRSSIRHQIGVAPGGRLLDMYGDPLDLPVRTGSVDACLLAHCLDFSADPHQVLREAERVLTDDGWLIISGYNPMSLVGIGHCVPFLRRRMPWSARMFTPGRVTDWLHLLGCEVMFDERFGYSFMGKQSWHSWWRESIGRDYCRAFASVYVIAARKRRFPLIPVRRRWQLPKSLATPGMARQGW from the coding sequence ATGCAGGTGGCACGTACCGAACAACAAATCGAGATCCCGACCAGCTGGGCTGCATTGCCTATGGGGGACTGGATGGCGGCCGAGATCCAGGATCGGCTCGACAACTGGTGCCCCAATCTGTTTGGCTATCATCTGCTGAAAATTGGCGCCCTGAGCGCTGAACTCTCCTGCAAACGCTCCTCCATTCGTCACCAGATCGGGGTCGCCCCTGGCGGGCGGTTGCTCGACATGTATGGCGATCCCCTCGATCTGCCGGTGCGGACCGGCAGCGTCGATGCCTGCCTGCTGGCTCACTGCCTCGATTTCTCTGCCGATCCCCATCAGGTGTTGCGCGAAGCCGAAAGAGTGTTGACCGATGATGGCTGGCTGATCATCAGTGGTTATAACCCCATGAGTCTGGTCGGGATCGGTCACTGTGTGCCGTTCTTGCGGCGCAGAATGCCCTGGTCGGCACGGATGTTTACCCCGGGGCGGGTGACGGACTGGCTGCATCTGCTGGGATGCGAGGTGATGTTCGACGAGCGTTTTGGCTACTCGTTTATGGGGAAACAGAGCTGGCACAGCTGGTGGCGGGAGAGTATCGGGCGGGATTATTGCAGGGCATTTGCGTCGGTATACGTGATTGCTGCCCGTAAACGACGCTTTCCACTGATCCCGGTGCGGCGGCGCTGGCAACTGCCAAAGTCCCTTGCCACACCGGGAATGGCCCGTCAGGGCTGGTAG
- the gloB gene encoding hydroxyacylglutathione hydrolase produces the protein MYPVITVPAFNDNYIWLIRHENHCLVVDPGDAAPVLERLEALGLVLDAILLTHHHHDHVGGVTDLLTHFPHARLYGPKLDPMPDHHGQWLEDGDQINWHGLALEVIHVPGHTRGHIAYHGNGMLFCGDTLFSAGCGRLFEGTPEQMYHSLQRLAALPDETLIYCAHEYTLSNLRFAYAVEPDNPAIRRQIGLISKLRQQGLPSLPTQLGDERTFNIFLRCEQDSVKFSAEKHGLKCVENPVDTFTILRQWKDVF, from the coding sequence ATGTATCCAGTGATCACAGTTCCAGCCTTTAATGACAACTACATCTGGTTGATCCGCCACGAAAATCACTGTCTGGTGGTCGACCCGGGCGATGCGGCCCCCGTGCTGGAGCGGCTCGAGGCATTGGGGCTGGTGCTCGATGCCATCCTGCTGACCCATCACCATCACGACCATGTCGGGGGTGTCACCGACCTGCTTACCCACTTCCCCCACGCCCGGCTCTACGGCCCCAAACTGGATCCGATGCCGGATCACCACGGTCAGTGGCTGGAAGATGGCGATCAGATCAACTGGCACGGCCTCGCCCTCGAGGTGATCCATGTGCCCGGCCACACCCGCGGCCACATCGCCTACCATGGCAACGGCATGCTGTTTTGTGGCGACACCCTCTTCTCGGCCGGTTGTGGCCGCCTGTTTGAAGGGACGCCGGAGCAGATGTACCACTCGTTGCAACGACTCGCCGCCCTGCCCGATGAGACCCTCATTTATTGTGCCCATGAGTACACCCTCTCCAACCTGCGCTTTGCCTATGCGGTCGAGCCGGACAACCCGGCGATCCGCCGCCAGATCGGGCTGATCAGCAAACTGCGACAACAAGGGCTGCCAAGTCTGCCAACCCAGCTGGGTGACGAGCGCACTTTCAACATTTTTCTGCGCTGCGAACAGGATTCAGTGAAATTTTCCGCTGAAAAGCATGGGCTAAAATGCGTGGAAAATCCGGTAGATACCTTCACCATTCTGCGTCAGTGGAAGGACGTTTTTTGA
- a CDS encoding TIGR03503 family protein gives MSKWCAGLLLMLSLGVTATEVFAPSDIPLLDNRFRIDYGVKEITFIIKRKPGTPSVILVRPDGSKLYVGKVKSADVGWLALPEHDLITLRNPMPGPWQAIGEVDPDNRVRILSDIRLDIAALPMQLYQGEVVKLKAWLLINGQPPKDKYYLSDLGMTVKLQSFSDAEKQEVVLDQVLGHYRDDGKGLDEVPGDGIMTAEVTLQDIPGGKYRAMFSTGNQVFARARYQDVLLYPYPFSYNLAPPSADLGAKLSLQIDSDELDPASVVLKGSVTSNVGGLYEFSETASEPKLDIDLSIIKEVGQHDVKATLYGTTRLGRELKIELPVKTFNVFPPPPPPVEVVSAVVPAFSAEATHEAPAEEGVGWLIWALAGGALLVVLGGVGFVVIQKRRALKRALAAAQAENQQAGQPAAKLDLNLPEQ, from the coding sequence ATGAGCAAGTGGTGTGCCGGTCTGCTGCTGATGCTCTCGCTGGGGGTGACGGCGACCGAGGTATTTGCTCCTTCCGATATCCCACTGCTGGATAACCGCTTTCGCATCGATTACGGCGTGAAGGAGATCACCTTCATTATCAAGCGCAAGCCGGGCACCCCATCGGTGATCCTGGTTCGCCCCGATGGCAGCAAGCTTTACGTGGGCAAGGTCAAATCCGCAGACGTGGGTTGGCTGGCGCTGCCGGAGCACGATCTCATTACCCTGCGCAATCCGATGCCGGGCCCCTGGCAGGCGATTGGCGAGGTGGATCCCGATAACCGGGTGCGCATTCTCTCCGATATCCGGCTCGATATCGCCGCCCTGCCGATGCAGCTCTATCAGGGGGAGGTGGTCAAGCTCAAGGCGTGGTTGCTGATCAATGGCCAGCCGCCGAAAGATAAATACTATCTTTCTGACCTTGGCATGACCGTCAAGCTGCAATCTTTCAGCGATGCCGAAAAGCAAGAGGTCGTGCTGGATCAGGTACTTGGCCACTATCGCGATGATGGCAAGGGGCTCGATGAAGTGCCAGGCGATGGCATCATGACGGCGGAAGTGACACTTCAGGATATTCCCGGCGGCAAGTACCGCGCCATGTTCAGTACGGGCAATCAGGTGTTCGCCCGTGCCCGTTATCAGGATGTGCTGCTTTACCCCTACCCGTTCAGCTATAACTTGGCGCCGCCTTCGGCAGATCTGGGTGCCAAGCTGTCACTGCAAATCGACAGTGATGAGCTGGATCCCGCCTCCGTGGTGCTCAAGGGGAGTGTGACCAGCAATGTGGGCGGCCTCTACGAGTTCAGCGAGACCGCCAGCGAGCCCAAGCTTGATATCGATCTCTCTATCATCAAGGAGGTCGGTCAGCATGATGTGAAAGCAACCCTCTATGGCACCACTCGCCTCGGCCGCGAGCTGAAAATCGAGTTGCCGGTGAAAACCTTCAATGTTTTTCCGCCACCGCCGCCTCCTGTAGAGGTGGTGTCGGCGGTGGTACCGGCATTCAGTGCCGAGGCGACCCATGAGGCTCCGGCAGAGGAGGGGGTGGGCTGGCTGATCTGGGCATTGGCTGGTGGTGCGCTGCTGGTAGTGCTGGGTGGCGTCGGGTTTGTGGTGATACAAAAACGGCGTGCCCTGAAGCGTGCTCTGGCCGCTGCGCAGGCCGAGAATCAGCAAGCCGGACAACCTGCCGCCAAGCTGGATCTCAATCTGCCGGAGCAGTAA
- a CDS encoding efflux RND transporter permease subunit has protein sequence MIPSIIRWSVGNRFLVLLLTLMLTAWGLWSVKQTPVDALPDLSDVQVIIKTAYPGQAPQVVEDQVTYPLTTAMLAVPGATTVRGYSFFGDSFVYVLFDDNTDLYWARARVLEYLSQVAPNLPASARPQLGPDATGVGWVYQYALVDRTGKHDLSQLTSLQNWFLKYELQTVDGVSEVATVGGMVRQYQVRVDPDKLRAYGIPLSLIETAIKQGNQETGASVIEMAEAEYMVRSNGYLKSVEDLKQIPLGTNVRGAPLLLGDVADVVTGPQMRRGIAELNGEGEVVGGIIVMRYGENAQHTIDGVKARLAELKSSLPEGVEVVTVYDRSDLIQRAIDNLSGKLVEEFAVVVLVCLAFLFHLRSSLVVVITLPIAILVAFIVMHLQGINANIMSLGGIAIAIGAMVDGAIVMIENVHKHMEREALTDKNRWRIITEASIEVGPAIFFSLLIITISFLPVFALEAQEGRMFHPLAFTKTYAMAAAAVLAITLVPVIMGYFIRGKVLAEQANPLNRGLSQGYVPLLKAVLARPKTTLAIAAVVTVAGFWPLKYLGSEFIPPLDEGDIMYMPTTAANISVGKAREILQQTDKLIRTVPEVQNVFGKAGRAETATDPADLVMMETSIQLKPRDQWRPGMTPEKLKEELDSLIRFPGLTNAWVPPIKTRIDMLATGIKTPVGIKIAGPDLKVIQQLGQQLEQIVGKVEGASSVYAERVAGGRYVKVDIDRLKAARYGLNIADVQAVLATAVGGMEVGQTIEGRERYPINLRYPQSYRDSVASLELLPVVTPSGARIALADVARVYISDEAPMLRSENARLNGWVYVDIRGRDIGSFVVQAKAEVDKQLVLPAGYALTWSGQYEYMERAKARLAYVVPLTVAIIVLLLYLAFRRFQEVLLILTTLPLAVVGGIWTLWLLDFNLSVAVGVGFIALAGVAVETGVLMLVYLNHAWDDLVASGKPDKAGLHRAVIHGAALRLRPKMMTVVTIIAGLLPIMWSHGTGSEVMQRIAAPMIGGMVSALVLTLLVLPAAYYLWRCRSLQQLTTAEQQESSH, from the coding sequence ATGATCCCCTCCATCATTCGCTGGTCCGTAGGCAACCGCTTTCTGGTGCTGCTATTGACCCTCATGCTCACCGCCTGGGGGCTCTGGTCGGTCAAGCAGACCCCGGTAGACGCCCTGCCGGATCTCTCCGACGTACAGGTGATCATCAAGACGGCCTATCCGGGCCAGGCGCCCCAGGTGGTGGAGGATCAGGTGACCTACCCGCTCACCACCGCCATGCTGGCGGTGCCGGGGGCCACCACGGTGCGCGGCTACTCCTTCTTCGGCGACTCCTTCGTCTATGTGCTGTTTGACGACAACACTGACCTCTACTGGGCCCGCGCCCGGGTGCTGGAGTATCTGAGCCAGGTTGCCCCCAACCTGCCCGCCTCCGCCCGTCCCCAGCTCGGCCCCGATGCCACCGGGGTGGGCTGGGTCTATCAGTACGCGCTGGTGGACAGAACCGGCAAGCATGACCTCAGCCAGCTCACCTCCCTGCAAAACTGGTTCCTCAAGTACGAGTTGCAGACGGTGGACGGGGTCTCCGAGGTCGCCACCGTGGGCGGCATGGTGCGCCAGTATCAGGTGCGGGTCGACCCGGACAAGCTGCGCGCCTACGGCATCCCGCTCTCCCTTATCGAGACCGCCATCAAGCAGGGCAATCAGGAGACCGGTGCCTCCGTCATCGAGATGGCGGAAGCGGAGTATATGGTGCGCTCCAACGGCTATCTGAAAAGCGTCGAGGATCTGAAACAGATCCCACTCGGCACCAATGTGCGCGGCGCCCCGCTGCTGCTGGGGGACGTGGCGGATGTGGTCACCGGCCCCCAGATGCGACGTGGCATCGCCGAGCTCAATGGCGAGGGAGAAGTGGTGGGTGGCATCATCGTCATGCGCTACGGCGAAAATGCCCAGCACACCATCGACGGGGTCAAGGCGCGGCTGGCGGAGCTCAAAAGCAGCCTGCCAGAGGGGGTGGAGGTCGTCACCGTCTACGATCGCTCCGACCTTATCCAGCGCGCCATCGACAACCTCTCCGGCAAGCTGGTGGAGGAGTTCGCCGTAGTGGTGCTGGTCTGCCTCGCCTTCCTGTTCCACCTGCGCTCGTCGCTGGTGGTGGTCATCACCCTGCCCATCGCCATTCTGGTGGCCTTTATCGTGATGCACCTGCAGGGGATCAACGCCAACATCATGTCGCTGGGGGGGATCGCCATCGCCATCGGCGCCATGGTGGATGGCGCCATCGTGATGATCGAGAACGTCCACAAACACATGGAGCGGGAGGCGCTCACCGACAAGAACCGCTGGCGCATCATCACCGAGGCGAGCATCGAGGTGGGGCCCGCCATCTTCTTCTCCCTGCTGATCATCACTATCAGCTTCCTGCCGGTGTTCGCGCTGGAGGCGCAGGAGGGGCGGATGTTCCACCCCCTCGCCTTTACCAAGACCTACGCCATGGCCGCCGCTGCCGTACTCGCCATCACGCTGGTGCCGGTGATCATGGGTTACTTCATCCGTGGCAAGGTGCTGGCGGAGCAGGCCAATCCGCTGAACCGTGGCTTAAGCCAGGGCTATGTGCCACTGCTCAAGGCCGTCTTGGCCCGTCCAAAAACCACCCTGGCCATCGCCGCCGTGGTCACGGTGGCGGGCTTCTGGCCGCTCAAGTACCTGGGCTCCGAGTTCATACCGCCGCTCGATGAGGGGGACATCATGTATATGCCCACCACGGCGGCCAATATCTCGGTGGGCAAGGCGCGGGAGATTTTGCAGCAGACCGACAAGCTCATTCGCACCGTGCCCGAGGTGCAGAACGTGTTCGGCAAGGCGGGTCGAGCCGAGACCGCTACCGACCCCGCCGATCTGGTGATGATGGAGACCAGCATCCAGCTCAAGCCCCGGGATCAGTGGCGCCCCGGCATGACCCCGGAGAAGCTGAAAGAAGAGCTCGACTCCCTAATTCGCTTCCCCGGCCTCACCAACGCCTGGGTGCCCCCCATCAAGACCCGCATCGACATGCTGGCCACCGGTATCAAGACCCCGGTCGGCATCAAGATAGCGGGGCCCGATCTCAAGGTGATCCAGCAACTCGGCCAACAGCTCGAACAGATCGTTGGCAAGGTGGAGGGCGCCTCATCGGTCTACGCCGAGCGGGTGGCGGGTGGCCGCTACGTCAAGGTGGATATCGACCGACTGAAAGCGGCCCGCTACGGCCTCAACATCGCCGATGTGCAGGCGGTGCTCGCCACCGCGGTGGGCGGCATGGAGGTGGGCCAAACCATCGAGGGGCGCGAGCGCTATCCCATCAACCTGCGCTACCCCCAGAGCTATCGCGACTCGGTGGCGAGCCTCGAGCTGCTGCCGGTGGTCACTCCAAGTGGCGCACGCATCGCCCTGGCGGACGTGGCGCGTGTCTACATCAGCGATGAAGCCCCCATGCTGCGCAGTGAAAACGCGCGCCTCAACGGCTGGGTCTACGTCGATATTCGCGGCCGCGACATCGGCTCTTTCGTGGTACAGGCCAAGGCCGAGGTGGACAAGCAGCTGGTGCTGCCGGCGGGCTACGCCCTCACCTGGTCCGGCCAATACGAGTACATGGAGCGGGCCAAGGCGCGCCTCGCCTACGTGGTGCCGCTCACGGTCGCCATCATAGTGCTGCTGCTCTATCTGGCGTTTCGCCGCTTCCAGGAGGTGCTGCTCATTCTCACCACCTTGCCGCTGGCAGTGGTGGGCGGGATCTGGACCCTCTGGCTGCTCGACTTCAACCTCTCGGTAGCGGTCGGGGTGGGCTTTATCGCACTGGCCGGGGTGGCGGTGGAGACCGGCGTCCTGATGCTGGTCTACCTCAACCATGCCTGGGATGACCTGGTGGCCAGTGGCAAGCCGGACAAGGCGGGTCTGCACCGGGCGGTGATCCACGGCGCCGCCCTGCGCCTTCGCCCCAAGATGATGACGGTGGTCACCATCATCGCCGGCCTGTTGCCCATCATGTGGAGCCACGGCACCGGCTCCGAGGTGATGCAGCGCATCGCCGCCCCGATGATCGGTGGCATGGTGAGCGCGCTGGTGCTGACCCTCTTGGTGCTGCCCGCCGCCTACTACCTGTGGCGCTGCCGCAGCCTGCAGCAGCTCACCACTGCGGAGCAGCAGGAGTCATCACACTGA
- the rnhA gene encoding ribonuclease HI: MLKQIDVYTDGSCLGNPGPGGYGAVMVYGKHRKEISAGFKLTTNNRMELMAAIMGLRTLNEPCKVRLTTDSQYVRQGITQWIIGWKKKGWMTANRQPVKNVDLWKELDAEVGRHQIEWLWVKGHSGHPENERCDELAREAACGKDLAEDTGYQP; this comes from the coding sequence ATGTTAAAACAGATTGATGTCTATACCGACGGCTCCTGCCTCGGCAATCCGGGCCCGGGTGGTTACGGGGCCGTGATGGTCTACGGCAAGCACCGCAAAGAGATTTCCGCCGGATTCAAGTTGACCACCAATAACCGGATGGAGCTGATGGCCGCCATCATGGGGCTGCGCACCCTCAACGAACCGTGCAAGGTGCGCCTCACCACTGACAGCCAGTATGTCCGCCAGGGGATCACCCAGTGGATCATCGGCTGGAAGAAGAAAGGGTGGATGACCGCCAACCGTCAGCCGGTCAAAAACGTCGATCTCTGGAAGGAGCTGGATGCGGAAGTGGGTCGCCACCAGATTGAGTGGCTCTGGGTGAAGGGTCACTCCGGCCACCCGGAGAACGAACGGTGCGACGAGCTGGCCAGAGAGGCCGCCTGCGGCAAGGATCTGGCCGAGGATACCGGCTACCAGCCCTGA